GTCATCTGGCTGTCATCTCCACGCGATGAAGGTGCGGCGTGTTTGTTCGACGAAGAGATCTTCCTGCCGAGATGCTCATCGGAGGACCCATTCTGGCAACTCTCCCCGGACTGCACGGGGTTGCTGGGGTCGCCGGTCCTCGGAGGTCTGCTGGATTTTGACACGCCGGCATCGGAATTGTCCGAAACGACACCGTCATCTGGATTTCTTCCGGTGCAGAGGACACCGAGCACTGGTGACAGCATTAGCCCCTTCTCGCTTATTGTGAAGAGGGCATCATCGCATTCCTCTAGGCTAAGCTCCTTGTGTGCCCAACGAGGACTGGGCAGCAGCTATGGCTACGATTCGGCAACAGATCCGACACGGGTCTCTGGTGAGTCATGGTCGGAAAATGGCAGCACAGGCAAGTGCTCAGGGTTAGCGAGGGTTAGCAGTCGCCCACTAACAAGGATGGATCCGGTGGTAGAATGCCTCGAGATGATGAGTTTGTCCCCAAGGCCCGGGGATGCTGATTATGATCAAAATGATGAAGATGGTGCCCTGCCTGCTACATTGCCTGAGCTCAGCTTCCAGTTTGCTGGTGCTTCGACACCTCTGGAATCCATAGACTTGAGCTCTTTCAAGAGATCTCCTTGCGACACAGAATTGAAGGGGAAGGAGGCAAGTTTCCGGAAGCCGGCATCAACCGAGGCTCGGATATCTTGGCGAGAAGGGCTAGTTAGCAGAATATTCGATATGGGTGACTTGGATTGCTGCCAATGGTTGtctgatgatgaagatggaccaCTTATCCCGGGCAATGTCGAGGCGTTGCCCGATACAACTCTTCAGCCAGTTAACGCTTGTTGCCTGCAAGAGGATAGCAAGCAATCTGGGTTCGGGTCAGTCGAGTTTGGTTGCAGTGGTGGTGGATTAAATTATGACAGTAGTAAGGCCACTCCAAGCCCTGTTCAAGTGGCAGAGTCTATGAGAGCAGAAGGATTCGAGCTCGTCTCGTCCGATGACTCGGATTGGACTCTCTTGTACAAGAATGGCTTGTTTGAAACATGAGGTTAGGGTTATCCTTGTCTCAGATGTTGTGTACTACTAGTTAGTTTATGTCAGGAGGAAGCACATGATTTTGGGATCTTGTGTTTGCCCCTCCCAGCCTTGTATACTTATTTTCGAGATATGAGTTCATCTTTTATCTTTTTCCGGCAGCGCATGTAAATATTATTGTTGGCAGATGAACATTTGTTTCTGGAATATAATCACTCCTGGTTCATTTTTGAACCAAGTGAGCTCACAGTTCAGAGTAACATGAGTATGGCAGCAGCCACTGGCTGCGTGGCATTCGACATGTAATTCTTCTGAACAAGTACGCATCAGAAAGCAGTAATCTGGAGTTTATGGTGTTCTGATATACTGATATTCTTGGAAGAACATCACAGTCCTTCATAAACTTGTTTGTCTAAAATTCAGTATCTGCGGATATTCTTGGAAGAACATCACAGTCCTTCATAAACTTGTCTGTCTAAAATTCAGTATCTGCGTCCTGAGGTTCTTGGAAGAACACACCCACACATCATGGTTTGTTCTCTTGACAGACATGCATTGGGATCCGGGAGGTCCTGAGGCGCCTTGAGGTTTCTTCCACTGGTTTCATTTCTGAAAGAAACCTGAAGCTTGCTCCTACCCAGTTCAGTTCCATATAAAATGGAAGGGTTTCTCCTGTAAATTCTTTTTATTGAGTTGGGGTTCGTCCtactcgcaaaaaaaaagagttgGGGGTTCGTCCTGTGATGATGTGCAGAAATTGTACGATGATTTGCATCAGGCACCCAACAAATTTGGTGAAAATGGACAAATTTGACCCTTTTTTAAAACTTcagcaaaaaaaaaatcaaatctgcACAAAATTCATAAAATGACCCGTTAACCCGTCGCCGCGGGCTGGGATGCCATGCTAGATAACATGTCACCCTGGCCTGAGGCAGCATGCTTGATGGCGCGGCAGCTACCTCGACAAAGGGCGTCAATGCTATCTAGCATGACATTTCAGGTTCAGGCGTCATGAAAAAAAGGTCGTTTTGTGAAAATATTTTCAGATCCGGTTCATTCTGTGCTGAGTTTCAGGGATCAAATCTGTCCGTTTTCTCGCACAATTTTGCACAAAATTTTGCGGGTGCGGACTGCGGACGGCCGGCCGTGACGCACGTGCGCCAGCGTTGCACCTGCACCGCAGCCGACGCGCCGTGGCATCAATACGAGCGTGCGCTTCGCCGTCCCGCTGCCACGCGGGCCCCACCAGCCAGTATCAAACCCTATCCCCCTCTCCTCAGGCCTTTGGTCTCGGCGGCTTGGCGCTTTGCATCTCTCTCAGTCCCAGTCGCCGGCGCGGCCGCAGAATCCGAGGTTAGGGTCCGCCGTCGAGAAGGAGGTGGCGGCGATGATGGCTTGCCG
This genomic window from Aegilops tauschii subsp. strangulata cultivar AL8/78 chromosome 4, Aet v6.0, whole genome shotgun sequence contains:
- the LOC109732292 gene encoding uncharacterized protein, whose protein sequence is MPRPSSKTPSSTSQSRRASPSPTPSPATAPRPKNPGAAAQRRRSPLSDLNSGDASAARAGCFRFLLSSASGSKPRCASTPRTPASGPMPRAEAKRLVAGAGRLPDQESRARAEQGPGREPRRRRDEPIGCRIRRVEPEKKQQGLARRQQQEHLEALTPERKADAGSSPSSGATPPIHASISPEVLAGGAATPACFAAGHHVVPGVRDRRKCRARGILDIAGEGTSEELDCEPSRASIHWLSSPSGEAGTCSTKCGKEASVIWLSSPRDEGAACLFDEEIFLPRCSSEDPFWQLSPDCTGLLGSPVLGGLLDFDTPASELSETTPSSGFLPVQRTPSTGDSISPFSLIVKRASSHSSRLSSLCAQRGLGSSYGYDSATDPTRVSGESWSENGSTGKCSGLARVSSRPLTRMDPVVECLEMMSLSPRPGDADYDQNDEDGALPATLPELSFQFAGASTPLESIDLSSFKRSPCDTELKGKEASFRKPASTEARISWREGLVSRIFDMGDLDCCQWLSDDEDGPLIPGNVEALPDTTLQPVNACCLQEDSKQSGFGSVEFGCSGGGLNYDSSKATPSPVQVAESMRAEGFELVSSDDSDWTLLYKNGLFET